TCCTACGCACCCGGAATGCGCCTGGTGGACGGGTTCGCGCGCTGGCTCGACCGGCTCCTGGGCGATCACGGACTCGTGGTCTTCGATGCCTCCGATCCCGCCGCCAAGCCGTTCGTGCGATCCCTGTTCAAGCGCGAGATCGGGAACCCGGGCCGCACCGCGCAACTCGCGGCGGACGCCGGGGCCGAGTTGACAGCCCTGGGCTACCACGCCCAGGTCTCTCCCGCCGCCGGGGCGGTCGCGTTGTTTCGGCTCGACGGCGCCCGTCAGGCGATTCGCGCGATCGACGGCACGTTCTCTTCCGGCGGACGGACGCTCCCGGCGCAGGCCCTGCTGGAAGACATCGACACCGAGCCGGCGCGGTTCAGCCCCAACGTGCTGCTGCGGCCTGTAGTGCAGGACACGCTCCTGCCGACCGTGGCCTACGTGGCGGGTCCCAGCGAGCTTGCCTACCTCGGCCAACTGCGAGGCATCTATGCGGCGTTCGACGTCCCGATGCCCATCATCTACCCGCGGGCGAGCGCCACCCTCGTCGACGCGGCGACCGTGAGGTTCCTGAACCGCTACGAAGTCGACTTCGCGCAGCTCCAGCCGCGCGACGACGCGGCGCTGAACCGGCTGCTGGCGCAGCAGATTCCGGAGGCAATCGAACAGGCGATCGCAGCGGCCGAGCAGTCCGCGGCCGGGCATCTCGACACTATTCGGAACGTCGTCCCGACGCTCGATCCGACTCTCGCCGGAGCAGCCTCGTCGACGGCCGGCCGCATCGCCAGGGAGCTCGGAAACCTGCGCGGCAAGGTCGTGTCGGCCGCGAAGCGGAAGGATTCGACCCTGCGCCGGCAGTTCGAGCGAGCGCGGGCGCAGAGCTTTCCCGGCGGCATACCCCAGGAACGGAGCGTCGCCGGCGTCCATTTCCTGAACCGGCACGGCTTCATGCTCGTCGACCGGCTGCTGGGCCACCTCCCGCTCGACCCCGGCCATCACTGGCTGCTCACGGTGTAACGGTCCGCGGCGAGGGCCGGCGCGCGGTATACTGGGCCGCACCGAGATGAACGAAGAGGTCTTCAAGGCCGTCAACGACGTGTTCGCCCGCGGCGAGTCCGCGGCGCTCGCCACCATCATCCGCACGCAGGGCTCCACTCCGCAGCGCGTCGGCGCCAAGATGCTGGTGTTCGCCGACGGACGCACGATCGGCACCATCGGCGGCGGGTGCTACGAGAACGACGCGTTCTGGAAGGCGCGCCGCGCGCTGGAGACCCGCCGGCCGCTCGTCGCGCGGTACGAACTCGCCGACGACATCGCGGAAGAGTCGGGACTCATCTGTGGAGGACAGATGGAGGTCTACATCGAGCCGCTCGAGGCCTCGCCGCACCTGTACCTGGTAGGCGCCGGCCACGTGGCGCTGGAGCTCGGGCGCCTGGCGGCGCCGGCCGGATTCCGGGTCCACGTCATCGACGACCGCGAGAAGTTCTCCAATGCGGAACGGTTCCCGGATGCCGTCGAGGTCGCCGTCGACGACATCCCGACGTGGCTCGAGAACACGGACTTTCCTCCTACCGCCTACGCCGTCATCCTGACCCGCGGCCACCGGCACGATCTGGATGCACTCCGCGCCCTCGCGCCGCGTCCGCTCCGCTACCTCGGCCTGATCGGCAGCAAGGCCAAGGTCGCGCGACTGCACGACGCGCTACGCGAAGCCGGCGTGACGATAGCCAGTCCGGAGCGGCTGCACGCCCCGGTCGGCCTGGACATCGGCGCGGTGACGCCCCAGGAAATCGCCGTCAGCATTCTCGCCGAGCTGATCGCCGTCAAGTACGGCAAGCTGGAAGCCGGCAGCGTCGAAGCGGCGGCCGAGGCGGCCGTGAAGCCGTTGCGGTGGTCTCCCCCCGTCGCCGGGACCGCCGCTGAACGCCCTGAGGGAGAGGCCGTATCGAACGGCGCGGCGGCACCGGCTGCTATAATCGGAGGTCGTTAACCAAGCGCGGCCGGCATGGCTGGTCGCGTTGCCGGGCCGCGGCGCGCACCATGACATCTCGGGCCACGATCCAGGACCACGACCTCGGTCGGCTCACGCAGCGAGCCAGCGGCATCCTGGGCACGCTGATCACCCAGTACATCGAAACGGGCGAGCCGGTGTCCTCTCTCTGGCTCGCCCAGCACGGCGATGTCGGGCTGTCGTCCGCCTCGGTGCGCAACGTGATGGCCGAGCTGGAGCAGGCGGGCTACATCTGGCAACCGCATACGTCCGCCGGCCGCGTGCCGACGGATCGCGGCTA
Above is a genomic segment from Acidobacteriota bacterium containing:
- the bshC gene encoding bacillithiol biosynthesis cysteine-adding enzyme BshC → MKGLDGDGPVAVGLTGQIDGAENPGTDLMHDPIGPECTRNRKFPGVLACQWSKSPGWFPDGTMGEVSHSMDGAQQSPGIRLDDRRLPWTGRLIRDYCHAFERLAPYFAGSPSHAASWIDALESRRRRRPDGAIADLVLRQLENRGAPAAARTAAARLRDADTVAVVTGQQAGLFGGPLFTLHKAITAVRLARRLADEHGTAAVPVFWIDAEDHDLEEIRGCHVLDGELQRVSVSLDIDAPPDTSAAAVVLDDSIRGVLDSLRAALPPTEFTAEVLDALAASYAPGMRLVDGFARWLDRLLGDHGLVVFDASDPAAKPFVRSLFKREIGNPGRTAQLAADAGAELTALGYHAQVSPAAGAVALFRLDGARQAIRAIDGTFSSGGRTLPAQALLEDIDTEPARFSPNVLLRPVVQDTLLPTVAYVAGPSELAYLGQLRGIYAAFDVPMPIIYPRASATLVDAATVRFLNRYEVDFAQLQPRDDAALNRLLAQQIPEAIEQAIAAAEQSAAGHLDTIRNVVPTLDPTLAGAASSTAGRIARELGNLRGKVVSAAKRKDSTLRRQFERARAQSFPGGIPQERSVAGVHFLNRHGFMLVDRLLGHLPLDPGHHWLLTV
- a CDS encoding xanthine dehydrogenase is translated as MNEEVFKAVNDVFARGESAALATIIRTQGSTPQRVGAKMLVFADGRTIGTIGGGCYENDAFWKARRALETRRPLVARYELADDIAEESGLICGGQMEVYIEPLEASPHLYLVGAGHVALELGRLAAPAGFRVHVIDDREKFSNAERFPDAVEVAVDDIPTWLENTDFPPTAYAVILTRGHRHDLDALRALAPRPLRYLGLIGSKAKVARLHDALREAGVTIASPERLHAPVGLDIGAVTPQEIAVSILAELIAVKYGKLEAGSVEAAAEAAVKPLRWSPPVAGTAAERPEGEAVSNGAAAPAAIIGGR